The genomic window caaaaatgaaacttctgtcagtaattactcaccctcatgttgttccaaccccgtaaGACTTTCGTTCATCTGAGAGCTGGATCACTCCTCCATAGGCTTCTAAGGGATTGAAACTTGCCGGACCAGAAAAGTTATTAAAGAAATCGTTAAAATAGTCCAAGTGACTACAGTGGCTCAATCTTAAGTTTCAATCCCTTAGAAGCCTATGGAGGAGTGATCCAGCTCTCAGATGTaatcaaaaatatcttaatttgtgttcgaaGATGAGCGAAAGTCttacggggttggaacaacatgagggctgagtaattactgacagaagtttcatttttggctgaactaaccctttaacattttacattgttCTACTTCAGTGCAATCCAAAACCAGGTGAGTTTTGGATACCAAAGCCCATTGCATTTTTGAACTCTTCATAGCTTTTGGACATTGGCAATTTGATTGTATTGGCACATGTGCTGGCAATGGGAAATTTAGAAGTCCTCTCAAAAGTCAGTTGGGGCTGAGGCTCAATTGTTGAAGGAGGCAGTGAATCCAGTCCTGTAACAAACATCAGGATGTCTTGGAGGGAGATTCCAGTTTCTTGttctgaaaaaaagcacaaaaaaagcaatggaatattatgaaatatgtacaaaacaacaataaaatatgaTGTTCAATCCTTTACCTCCAGTGTCAAGCAGATAGTCTCTCCAGTATCCTAGAATCCTTGTTTCTTCGTGTCGTCTGGTGCTACCAACTTCACTGAGCTGAGCCTTGAAGACAGCCTCCAGTGATTCAAGTGTTAGTTTCTCAACATTGTAGCACATGTAGGGTCTGAATACACTTGGATGTTGTTCCAGGGCATGGATGACATCCAGGGTGGAAAGACCGTTGCTAAATCTGGAAGCAAAACAAAGTAATGACAATTATGATGATATGAATAATGATAATATGCTCTCAAATTAGGAACCAACTTACCTTTGTACGGAGTATTGGTTTCTGTAAATTATGTACCACTGTATGAAATCCTTAACAATGTTTTCTTTGCCTTCTACACTTTGTGGGTAATCAAAACATCCAGCAGTCTGCAGCAAGCTGGCATACTTATCCATAAGCATGTGTAATTCATCCAAAGATGCTGCACTAGATATCTGGTAAATAGGACACATTCAAAAGGAGCAATTCAATtctaatacatttttcttaaagcAAATACCAAAAAATATTGTAACTATTAATCCTTAAAccattattacacacacacacacaaaaatcttaaaatgagcttaaatacaaatttaatgcaCCTCAAGTAAAGCTGCCTTCATGGTCTCATCTGTTATATCTTCAACTGTTCCATTAATGTCAGTCCTTCCAGTGAGGTGATTGTATAGCATATCTGAGAGGAAGCGAGGACCTGGACCACCGTGAACAATAGAAACTGCAATCATCTGCCCCGCAAGAAAGTATTCATCTTCTCTGGCAGCTATAGTAAATTGTTTTTGTCCAGTTAGTATAAAACAAGACAATTTTGCTGGACCATCAAAGATTCTCCGTGTCCTTAAACAGTCCATTAGGAGGGTTAGAAACTCACGTTTGGGACCACCtgtgtccactgcatcttcagttgTGCCTTCGTCATCTGTGAATTTAACAAGCATGTCGTGTGATGGGTTGTATGATGCACGTCTGAATCCACGAATTGCTCCATCCCAAACATCGGCTCTATTTATGTTGAATCTGCTGCAAGATGTTTTTATTATCTTCAATGAGAGATTTGACACAATGTCTGCAGAAGTTAATACATCTGTGCTGTAATAAATAAAGAGGTTTTGATTAAGCTaagcaaaataataatgaaataaaaaaagtcaatatatttaggaACATGATATTGAGATGGGAGTAATTCATAAATTAAGTACCTTTCTTCTTGAACATGTTGTCTGCAATCATCGGACGCTTCGAGTCACTTTCGATTATTATTGGGGCATAGAGACGCGTGTAATTGCTGTAAAAGACAGATTAACAGGAATTTACATCCATTGACATACAAAAGTAATTGTAGGCTACTTGTAAagcaattcatttattttttgaaacTCTTTTTGAGGTAATACAAGCAGTTTACGTGTAGCACTTTTGTTGGCCATGTCTGTTCTCTTGGATATTTGTTCCTTTTTTCCTGCTTCCTAGATTTGTCAGAAATataacaattattaaaataacattataacTGACCattataaagacaaaataaacattttcatttgttgtaACAAAGTAACTTTGCAAGGTATGAACAATTATGAACTTACTTGGTCCAAAAAAGGCAGAGAGAGATCAGGGGGTCTGAAAAACAACTACTGTGAATTAATTTGAACAACTCCACTCCTAACCTCCAAATAATGTCTTGTTAACTATGCTAATACCTGTTTGATGTGCTTCCTGCATTTGGTGTGCTTGCTTCATCTGGAACATCccatatctgtaaaaaaaaagaaagaaaaaaagccacTTGTTAAAATGAGTTAAAATTAAACGTTATGTAAGGAGACATGTAATTAAATGCACCCACCAAAGTGTCACTCTCATAATGCAGACTGTGAGAGGTAGACTTTACTTGCACTTCACTGTCTTCGCTAGAAGAATCCCCAGAGCAGTCTTCAAACAACAATGAAAGTAATAAATTCACTTTGATTTAAACCCATTCGTGTAAATAGTGTTTTATACATTATGTCTTTGTAagattttcattaaattaaatatgcttACCATTGGCTAAAAAGTcttgaaatgtgcttataaacagTGTTATTCTTTGATAAGCCTTTCCAATTGCTTCTTTGTACAGGTGTAGTTTGAAAGGGGTGTTTGTTCCTGGAATGTTTTTCACCTCTGAACCATCTGGGTACAGCAATACAGGGCCCTCTTCCATATCCTGATTAAAATCTCTTACTTTCTTTTCAGCTGCAATTAAAAGTTGCTCAGATGACCAATTAGGTTGAACATCAAGAGGCAGGGTCTTCCCTCTGATAGGCTTTAGAACACCACCATGTCTCCACATAACTCCAACATAAATCTACACATGAAAAGAAcggaaaaaaaaagttaagtgtCACAAACTGAAATTTTAAATTAGCTTTAACTTGGGGCATGTgactattttataaaatatttataaaaactattttgtCAATGAAAATAAAACTGACAGGTTTAAAGATAatcatgtttttgaaaatagttgaTATCATTATTTTCTCAATTCCACAACTGGACTGAATTCCATAGGAAACAAATATGGGTTAGGGGAATCATGATTCTAACTACCCTTTAAAGTAATTATGAAATGGAAGTTACAATAGTCTTCATCCCTATTGTGGCATATAAAAGATACCTTCACTGTTTTTTATCCTTCTTTGATTCCTGACTTTTCTTAGTAAAGAATGTTTTCCTCTCCTTTTCCTTCAAAGCCCTGAACTTCATGAAGGAATCCACTGTACTTCTCTCTGATTTCCCTGCTTTCAAACACATTGTCATATAGAAATCTCTCAAATTATACTCGACAGTTCACCAAGCAGTATTGTTGCCTACCTGCACTCGTGCTTGCCTCATTTTCAGCAGGAACTTTATCTTTCAGAAATGTTATGCTTTTACCACATGCACTGCAAAAAGCAGGACAGCTTTCCAGTGTAGCGCCACAAAATGgacaatacattgtgatctgtAAAAAATTACTAACTTCAGGGAAGAAGCAGCCTGTTAAAACGGCGTTCAGACTAACAataatcttttgaaataaaatctCAACGCAAAATCACAGTGACTAACTTCTTGCAAGTACACAGTAATTATCTATCTACTGCACAAGACAAATATTGTGTTAAAGTGTTTAACAACACtaaaattaaacatacattttaatatttacttgtttgtacttacattcacattcttcgtgtGTGTCTGTACGCGTGAAAAGCATCCAgactagtgatgggtcgttcgcgaATGAGTCGGCTCTAAGagccggctcttgtaggtgaacgacGGGAGCTGGCTCGCATATCTGAAGAGCCgactctatttttaaatatatagcctatagaaatttattttaaaattattatataggcctaaaggcgcacacattcattttgactgTCTGATCAGCCTCACGTTCTGTTCCTGTCAATCATACACAAGGTGTCAACCAATTATACGACATGAGGGAGGGGCCgagccatcacacacacacacacacacacacacacagcgtcaaactcggaggaggagaggaaaaacacatgtgaaaacaaagcaaaagcaggaaaattagtcggaagcacagcagcatttggaaccactttaatgatgtggacaatgttaaagcacagtgtagaatttgcccaaaaaaatatcgcataaagccggttctacgcacaacctacaccggcatatgcgaactgtgcacccaactgtgaagctagcggagcttcgagaaacagctttttctttaatatgggttctattatgttcagattgtatttgttttgaatgttgtttctatacattaaaaagttctaatgcaaatgcttaatagtattattttttcataacaaatcaatgcatttttaaagaaattgtgagacattgcgagtatgatttcatttaataattgaattagaattgttttcacacctatcatagagaaaacatttttttttttaaagagccgtttgtgagccaaaagagccggctcttttcagtgagctgagtcaaacgagccgactcacgggagcatttccgttgtgttgcggcttgtttgcgttgtgttgcggcttgtttgcgttgtgttgtgaacttgtgtttgctttttgaatttcgttgtgttgtgcactactgggccaccgtaggTCTCCTCTGTATTCCAACAGGAAATCTCCCTTATCAAACTCAGTgcaactgaacacacctctccCTACACAAcaagtaaaatcactgtaatggcatataatttcaatctttttttttttttaaacttatttaaCTGACCTTTAGAATCATTGATAAATCTGCCATCAAGcccttctttgtcttttttaagaaggGAAAACTGTATGGCCTCCTCCAGAGGCTTGGGCTTCCTCCTTCGCCGTTTAACTTCAGCCATTATCTGATGTGCCTGCGGCCACAGAAAAAGACCCTCAATAATTCTGAATATTGAATTTAATTTGCAAGTTTGTTTTCAATATAAACATTGACAGTTCTATTGTTACAGAACATATGTTATTACATTCAGGGGTAATAAGAGCGCATCTTGAACAATCTCTTTAATACCCAGCAGAACAGCAGCACGTCAGGATACTGGGTAATAATATATTAGGGTCATTCCTGGTATGCGGTGACTTTTCCTGTCCCAATGATTTATATACTcatattttctctaaaattagtcacatatttataataaatggcTTAAATTGTAGATTTAAGTATtctttacaatttaaacagaGATAATAGACattaaaaatactattttgtattttacacCATTTTAATTGATGTATGCATTCAATTATATCATGTCCTCAGTGCACAGTAATCAACTTCTGCAAGAAATATAAACCATGAAATGACAAAaacctcaaaatattttttaattatgttatagACTAGGCTAAATTGCATCTAATCATACATATAAATCATGtgaaaatataggtatttttcttaaaattttcTTCAATTACTGCTTACCTGTAGTCATCTTCCACCCTGTTAGTATGTACTTTTTTGCCTTCCAAATCCAACTGCAATTTCATTGAGACCATTTTCAAGAAGTGATTTAATTTCTTTTACCTGCTGGAATTCAACTGTACAAACTGAGGTAAGCTTTAACTCTCACTCCtaactttttttttagtttttgagaTGTTATCCTGCTTGTCCCACCCTTAAAGTTCCACCCTGTTAGGctttgttatgaagaatgtttGTCCtatcaaaaaaaatttaaaacaaatctgaCATAGTTATAAAAGTTCTGTTAATTTGTAGAAGGTTAGCTAGCTAAATGTTGATCACTCAAAGAACTATGGCTTACTTTGCTCAgaattttccaccctgttagaTTCCACCCTGTTAGGTCTATAAACCTAACAGGGTGGAATTGAAACTAACAGGGTGGAAATTCTAATAGAATAATTAGTATTTAATGTATATAGCAAGTtctatgtatgtatacatatacatatctatatatctatctatatttatatatatatatatatatatatatatatatatatatatatatatatatatatatatatactacactcAGTATGAAAG from Xyrauchen texanus isolate HMW12.3.18 unplaced genomic scaffold, RBS_HiC_50CHRs HiC_scaffold_230, whole genome shotgun sequence includes these protein-coding regions:
- the LOC127641941 gene encoding G2/M phase-specific E3 ubiquitin-protein ligase-like, with product MAEVKRRRRKPKPLEEAIQFSLLKKDKEGLDGRFINDSKAEKKVRDFNQDMEEGPVLLYPDGSEVKNIPGTNTPFKLHLYKEAIGKAYQRITLFISTFQDFLANDCSGDSSSEDSEVQVKSTSHSLHYESDTLIWDVPDEASTPNAGSTSNRQHVQEERFNINRADVWDGAIRGFRRASYNPSHDMLVKFTDDEGTTEDAVDTGGPKREFLTLLMDCLRTRRIFDGPAKLSCFILTGQKQFTIAAREDEYFLAGQMIAVSIVHGGPGPRFLSDMLYNHLTGRTDINGTVEDITDETMKAALLEISSAASLDELHMLMDKYASLLQTAGCFDYPQSVEGKENIVKDFIQWYIIYRNQYSVQRFSNGLSTLDVIHALEQHPSVFRPYMCYNVEKLTLESLEAVFKAQLSEVGSTRRHEETRILGYWRDYLLDTGEQETGISLQDILMFVTGLDSLPPSTIEPQPQLTFERTSKFPIASTCANTIKLPMSKSYEEFKNAMGFGIQNSPGFGLH